One window from the genome of Hydra vulgaris chromosome 02, alternate assembly HydraT2T_AEP encodes:
- the LOC136076122 gene encoding uncharacterized protein LOC136076122 — MNELDIIPDELKKAFNTLQQNKSPDLDDICVNVVKNVYDIIEYPLLHICNLSLKNGVFPDQLKPAKVVPIFKSGDDSIASNYRPGSILSCISKILERIMHNRFYNYLVNYHLLNDNQMVFKNTI; from the coding sequence ATGAACGAGCTTGATATAATTCCGGACGagcttaaaaaagcatttaataccttacaacaaaacaaaagtcCAGATCTAGATGACATTTGCGTGAACGTTGTAAAAAATGTCTACGATATTATTGAATATCCCCTTCTGCATATCTGTAATCTGTCTTTAAAAAATGGGGTATTCCCTGATCAGCTAAAGCCAGCAAAAGTTGTTCCTATATTTAAAAGCGGAGATGATTCTATAGCTTCTAACTACAGGCCTGGTTCTATTTTATCatgcatttcaaaaatattagagcgtATAATGCACAATAGATTTTACAACTACCTGGTAAACTACCACCTGCTTAATGATAACCAAATGGTTTTCAAAAACACCATTTAA